ATCTCATGAAAAAAGTTAATTCTTCAATTACAGTATATAATGGTGTAACTGGTAATCAAGAGACTTCACGAGGCATGGGGTTGGTATATTACAGAGAAAGGATATGCCCTACCAATGCCAGTTTTATATATGATACCAACGGGAACAAGTCATCAGATACAAATTTTGATGTGAATAATGCATTTCATTTTTTAGTAATTAGTGGCAGTTTAGCAAATCATGGTGTAGGTCATTATTCTCGAACTACATTAAACTGGGTGAAAAACACGTTAGACAACAGCATAACTGCAACGTGTGGAAGACCAGTGATAGTTTTTTCTCATCACCCACCATATGAACGTGCAGATACTATAGGAGAAGGAATGATGATTGATAACGAAAGAATTCTTTCAGATCTTTTTAAAAAATATAATATCTCTTACTATTTAGTTGGCCATGTTCATTCAAGAGTTAACTTTACTAGTGCAAATGATAGAATTCCAACATTTTCGTTTAACGGAGTTATGGATGATGAAGGTAATGGTACATATGGCGGAGTTGGATCAGTAAGTATTTCTTCTAGTAACATAGAAGTAAGCGATTATACATTATACGGTTCATCCGGGATTTCGAGAAATATAACAAATTTACCACAACCTAGATATCCTAAAATAACGTATATTTCACCACTAAATGATTCAAACGTATCTAGAACAACTTGTGCAATTGAAGCCAAAATTGAGCTTTATCAGGGACATTCATCAACTATAACAGCAGCGTATTATCAAATTGATGACGGAGGATGCCCAACAGATACAGGTCACTACAGTCTTTCATATTTTAAACAGATGTCATTAGTTAAATTAAGTTCGTCAGTAGCGACTGCAACTGCAAACATAAATATTGCGAATGAACTTGCTGCATTTGATACGGCGTGCAGTCGAACAATAAGCAATCCATGGTATCAAATAAACGGGATACATAGAATTAAAGTAAGGTTTGATACTTCTGATGGGAATGTTTGGTACAAATCAGTGTGGGTAAATGTAAGTGTTCGTACAGAAAGCTCTGATAATTATGCTATGGCCACGCGATGGAGAAAAGATATCGGTGCGGATATTCAGGCAGATATTGCGGTTGATAATAACCAAATATTTGTGAATCCGTACGGCAATATTTTTTATTGTTTTGACACAAACGGCAACGAGTTGTGGAGGTTTGACAAAAGTGTATACGGAAATGTTAACGAAGAAATGTCGGGGCCTGTTGTGGATAGTAGTACGGTATACTTTGGTTCCTATAATGGCAATTTGTTCGCATTAAATAGAAACAATGGCAGTCTTAAATGGCGATATACAGTCCCCGATGATGATGGGAACGAGGTTTCTTTAGGCTATCCTGATTCACCTAGTTCAATTTACTGCACACCTAAAATTGATAGCGGTACTCTATATTTTGGTGCAATAGACGGGTATTTATACGCAATAAATTTATCTGACGGAATGCTTAAATGGAAATATAGAGGGAAGTATACATCACATGGAGGCGGAGGAGCACAGGGACATAAAGAAATTGTTAGTACACCGGCAGTGTTTAACAACGCGATATATTTCAGCGGGTGGTCAGGGTACATTCAATCAGTATCTTCGGATGGTATAAAGAAATGGGACACTTTAG
This Elusimicrobiota bacterium DNA region includes the following protein-coding sequences:
- a CDS encoding PQQ-binding-like beta-propeller repeat protein; translated protein: MQLKIKILTINLLLLSTCVFPDTLIADLQFLIFTDSHIVYPAGSTNVIAQNTITMINNLSPLPKFMVVTGDIIEAGLRREYDTYNNLMKKVNSSITVYNGVTGNQETSRGMGLVYYRERICPTNASFIYDTNGNKSSDTNFDVNNAFHFLVISGSLANHGVGHYSRTTLNWVKNTLDNSITATCGRPVIVFSHHPPYERADTIGEGMMIDNERILSDLFKKYNISYYLVGHVHSRVNFTSANDRIPTFSFNGVMDDEGNGTYGGVGSVSISSSNIEVSDYTLYGSSGISRNITNLPQPRYPKITYISPLNDSNVSRTTCAIEAKIELYQGHSSTITAAYYQIDDGGCPTDTGHYSLSYFKQMSLVKLSSSVATATANINIANELAAFDTACSRTISNPWYQINGIHRIKVRFDTSDGNVWYKSVWVNVSVRTESSDNYAMATRWRKDIGADIQADIAVDNNQIFVNPYGNIFYCFDTNGNELWRFDKSVYGNVNEEMSGPVVDSSTVYFGSYNGNLFALNRNNGSLKWRYTVPDDDGNEVSLGYPDSPSSIYCTPKIDSGTLYFGAIDGYLYAINLSDGMLKWKYRGKYTSHGGGGAQGHKEIVSTPAVFNNAIYFSGWSGYIQSVSSDGIKKWDTLAASSFYYAPANADIVVSNGYIFGVGAMRSGLTSAGLYCVDAASGTIKWSTQADQSVWASLGVNET